A genomic window from Massilia sp. METH4 includes:
- the lpxO gene encoding lipid A hydroxylase LpxO produces the protein MKWALVGFYILSVLHIHFRGKVRLPFGRQLFDHSSFMAPINIFMHFFSRVPSTPYLPVADFKELTPLQENWQVIRAEAENLIRLQKIKASEKNDDAGFNSFFKAGWKRFYLKWYNASHPSAAELCPKTHALLQGIPSVKAAMFAELPPGGKLNPHRDPFAGSLRYHLGLATPNDDRCFIDVDGVRHSWRDGEGVMFDETYIHWAINGSESDRIILFCDVERPMRYRWAQAVNRFLGRTMMTAAASPNETGDQVGLVSKLFRVSYYAGIYRRRFKAWNKTVYKITKVALIIGLAALIYYI, from the coding sequence ATGAAATGGGCCCTGGTCGGTTTTTACATCCTGTCCGTGCTGCACATCCACTTCCGTGGCAAGGTGCGGCTGCCGTTCGGCCGCCAGCTGTTCGACCACTCGTCGTTCATGGCGCCGATCAACATCTTCATGCACTTCTTCTCGCGCGTGCCTTCCACGCCCTACCTGCCGGTCGCGGACTTCAAGGAACTGACGCCGCTCCAGGAAAACTGGCAGGTCATCCGCGCAGAAGCTGAAAATCTCATTCGCCTGCAGAAGATCAAGGCATCGGAAAAGAACGATGACGCCGGCTTCAATTCCTTCTTCAAGGCGGGCTGGAAGCGCTTCTACCTGAAGTGGTACAACGCCAGCCACCCGTCCGCGGCCGAGCTGTGCCCGAAGACGCACGCGCTGCTGCAGGGCATCCCTTCCGTGAAGGCGGCCATGTTCGCCGAGCTGCCGCCGGGCGGCAAGCTGAACCCGCACCGCGACCCGTTCGCCGGCTCGCTGCGCTACCACCTGGGGCTGGCCACGCCGAACGACGACCGCTGCTTCATCGACGTGGACGGCGTGCGCCACAGCTGGCGCGACGGCGAAGGCGTGATGTTCGACGAAACTTATATCCACTGGGCGATCAACGGTAGCGAGAGCGACCGCATCATCCTGTTCTGCGACGTGGAACGCCCGATGCGCTACCGCTGGGCGCAGGCCGTGAACCGCTTCCTGGGCCGCACGATGATGACGGCCGCCGCCTCGCCGAACGAGACGGGTGATCAGGTGGGGCTGGTGTCCAAGCTGTTCCGCGTGTCGTACTACGCCGGCATCTACCGCCGCCGCTTCAAGGCATGGAACAAGACCGTGTACAAGATTACCAAGGTGGCGTTGATTATTGGGCTGGCTGCGCTGATCTACTACATCTGA
- a CDS encoding cysteine synthase family protein has protein sequence MSVSERTSQVHGSVLDAIGNTPVVRLQRLFPGHDVVAKLEFMNPGGSIKDRMVRHMLRHLPCGVEHVVESSSGNTGAALAMAAAVRGLRCEVTLPDRTSQEKIRRIEAYGAEVHMCLSDVTESHEHSYLSMAEKIATEHGAFHLDQYRSALNRQAHYTDTAPELWFQLDGKIDVFVCGIGSGGTISGIARFLKEHNPRIAVIGVEPLHSSYRSAVTGAAAEGEFGTVIEGVGKRRPSGAFDAAVVDDVIQVPDDVAVDYCHRLAREEGILAGGSSGCVAAGIAQLLPKLSGRVVTIFPDSGVNYLSKYF, from the coding sequence ATGTCGGTTTCTGAACGCACGTCGCAGGTGCATGGCTCGGTCCTCGATGCCATCGGCAACACGCCCGTGGTGCGGCTGCAGCGCCTGTTCCCCGGCCACGACGTTGTGGCCAAGCTCGAATTCATGAACCCCGGCGGCAGCATCAAGGACCGGATGGTGCGCCACATGTTGCGCCACCTGCCCTGCGGCGTGGAGCACGTGGTGGAAAGCTCCTCCGGCAATACCGGCGCCGCGCTGGCGATGGCGGCCGCGGTGCGCGGCCTGCGCTGCGAAGTGACCCTGCCCGACCGCACCAGCCAGGAAAAGATCCGGCGCATCGAAGCCTATGGCGCCGAAGTGCACATGTGCTTGTCCGATGTGACCGAATCCCACGAGCACAGCTACTTGAGCATGGCCGAGAAGATCGCCACCGAGCACGGCGCCTTTCACCTCGACCAGTACCGCTCGGCGCTGAACCGGCAAGCCCACTACACCGACACGGCGCCGGAACTGTGGTTCCAGCTCGACGGCAAGATCGACGTCTTCGTCTGCGGCATCGGCTCGGGCGGCACGATTTCCGGGATCGCCCGCTTCCTGAAGGAGCACAACCCGCGCATCGCCGTGATCGGCGTCGAACCGCTGCATTCCTCGTACCGCTCGGCGGTCACCGGCGCGGCCGCCGAGGGAGAATTCGGCACGGTCATCGAAGGCGTCGGCAAGCGCCGCCCATCCGGCGCCTTCGACGCGGCCGTGGTGGACGACGTGATCCAGGTCCCGGACGACGTGGCCGTCGACTACTGCCACCGGCTGGCACGCGAGGAAGGCATCCTCGCCGGCGGCTCATCCGGCTGCGTGGCCGCCGGCATCGCGCAACTGCTGCCCAAACTGTCGGGACGGGTGGTGACGATTTTCCCGGATTCGGGCGTGAACTACCTCTCCAAGTACTTCTGA
- a CDS encoding DUF4019 domain-containing protein, whose translation MKLLVASLLFTAATFAHAQTAETAQNQQAIDEAKAAADKWLALVDAGHYKASWEQAAAPLRSAISLAQWEQGGRAARMPVGALQERTLASSTYTTTLPGAPQGRYVVLRYTTRFADRANAVETVTPMLEADGTWRVSGYFIQ comes from the coding sequence ATGAAGCTGCTCGTTGCCTCCCTGCTGTTCACCGCCGCCACCTTCGCCCACGCGCAAACCGCCGAAACAGCCCAGAACCAGCAAGCCATCGACGAAGCCAAGGCGGCCGCCGACAAATGGCTGGCCCTGGTCGATGCGGGTCACTACAAGGCTTCCTGGGAGCAAGCCGCAGCGCCGCTGCGCAGCGCCATCAGCCTGGCGCAATGGGAGCAGGGTGGCCGCGCGGCGCGCATGCCGGTCGGCGCGTTGCAGGAGCGCACGCTGGCGTCGTCCACCTACACCACCACGCTGCCCGGCGCGCCACAGGGCCGGTACGTGGTGTTGCGATATACGACACGCTTCGCCGATCGTGCGAATGCCGTGGAAACGGTGACGCCGATGCTGGAGGCCGACGGCACGTGGCGGGTATCCGGTTACTTCATCCAATGA
- a CDS encoding EAL domain-containing protein, giving the protein MKRKYIVALAAMAVSAALIAPVILALREADRQGFQAEAALALWHARDILHRTDETTHQVADGIAALAKFHAEVPCSPESIGRMREIDLQSGYIQAIGYVSGNRFECSSVSGYDDGFDIGPVEFQTSTGLKVRRNVVFPIVPRQHFIVLEQHGFAVVLHRDLAIDSFTTQADVTLAIIVLAPRGVPAPREVLVVQGRADTRWIDRLGPRMEATFFDADRVVAVARSTRYQTAAVAAIPAARLRARSREIAWRLVPAGAGMGLALAFVIGLLARRRLAMPAAIRAGLRRQQFYVVYQPIVDLHTGQWVGAEALVRWHRPGSGVVSPDGFIPAAEQAGLIVSITDKVLELVCRETGDFLRSRSGFHVAINISAADVHRGDLAGRLRAATLAAGIAPDSLMIEVTERGLLDKEIAGKVLSLLRTEGFPIAIDDFGTGYSSLSYLESLALDYLKIDRAFIEAIGTGAATSQVVQHIIRMASGLGLKMIAEGVENTAQRDFLRSQGVQFAQGWLFGKPMPFSDFMGHMRARPDAR; this is encoded by the coding sequence ATGAAAAGAAAATATATTGTCGCGCTGGCCGCCATGGCTGTATCGGCAGCCCTCATCGCTCCTGTCATACTGGCCTTGCGGGAAGCAGACCGGCAAGGCTTTCAGGCGGAAGCCGCGCTCGCGCTATGGCACGCGCGCGATATCCTCCACCGCACGGACGAAACGACGCACCAGGTCGCGGATGGCATCGCGGCGCTGGCGAAGTTCCACGCCGAAGTCCCGTGTTCGCCGGAGAGCATCGGTCGCATGCGTGAAATCGACCTCCAGTCAGGCTATATCCAGGCAATCGGGTACGTCAGCGGCAACCGGTTCGAGTGCTCGTCTGTCAGCGGATACGACGACGGCTTCGATATCGGTCCGGTCGAGTTCCAGACCAGCACCGGCCTGAAGGTGCGGCGCAATGTCGTCTTCCCTATCGTGCCGCGCCAGCATTTCATTGTCCTGGAACAGCACGGTTTCGCAGTCGTCCTGCATCGTGACCTGGCGATCGACAGCTTCACCACGCAAGCCGACGTCACGCTGGCGATCATCGTACTGGCCCCCCGCGGTGTGCCGGCGCCCCGCGAGGTCCTGGTCGTGCAAGGCCGTGCCGACACGCGCTGGATCGACCGGCTCGGACCACGCATGGAAGCGACTTTTTTCGATGCCGACCGCGTCGTAGCCGTCGCCAGGTCGACGCGCTATCAGACCGCAGCGGTGGCGGCGATTCCCGCCGCACGACTACGCGCGCGCTCCAGGGAGATTGCCTGGCGTCTCGTCCCCGCCGGCGCGGGCATGGGCCTCGCGCTCGCGTTCGTCATCGGGTTGCTCGCACGCCGCCGGCTGGCCATGCCGGCAGCCATACGGGCCGGCCTGCGGCGCCAGCAGTTTTATGTGGTCTATCAACCGATAGTCGACTTGCATACGGGGCAATGGGTTGGTGCCGAAGCGCTGGTGCGATGGCACCGGCCGGGTTCCGGCGTCGTCAGCCCGGATGGGTTCATCCCGGCTGCGGAACAGGCCGGGCTGATCGTCTCCATCACTGACAAGGTACTGGAACTGGTCTGCCGCGAGACCGGCGACTTCCTGCGCAGCCGTTCCGGCTTCCACGTTGCGATCAACATCTCGGCAGCGGACGTGCACAGGGGAGACCTCGCCGGGCGCCTGCGTGCCGCGACGCTGGCTGCGGGTATCGCACCGGACAGCCTGATGATCGAGGTGACGGAACGCGGCCTGCTGGACAAGGAGATCGCCGGCAAGGTTCTGTCACTGCTGCGCACCGAGGGGTTCCCGATCGCGATCGACGACTTCGGCACCGGCTACTCCAGCCTGTCCTATCTGGAATCGCTCGCGCTGGACTACCTGAAGATCGACCGTGCGTTCATCGAAGCGATCGGGACCGGGGCAGCGACGAGCCAGGTCGTGCAGCACATCATACGCATGGCCAGCGGCCTGGGACTGAAAATGATCGCCGAAGGAGTCGAGAATACGGCACAGCGCGACTTCCTGCGCAGCCAGGGCGTGCAGTTCGCACAGGGATGGCTGTTCGGCAAGCCGATGCCTTTCTCCGACTTCATGGGACACATGCGCGCCAGACCAGATGCGCGGTAA